A genomic region of Catalinimonas niigatensis contains the following coding sequences:
- a CDS encoding sulfatase family protein, with protein MITSTLELFVKKHNLFYVLTFSFLVIALPAWSQQRPNIIVFIADDAGWRDFGCYGNSAIKTPHIDQLAKQGTKFNQAFLTTPQCSPTRTSLLSGQFAHTIRTEDLHSPLEESVVIIPDQLKAAGYYTALLGKSHLGQEATNKFDAFFPGQGNPMPQDFAKVLSSSTESPFFAWYAFIDPHRDYQENTIADPHDPANVIVPPYLADTPDTRKDLAMYYDEIARMDRNIGEVLRMLKEEGKRNNTLIFFMSDNGKPFTRAKGTLYDEGIKTPFLAVWPGRIRPGSTKEALTSMIHLAPTILEAAGVEKGENMYGQSLLPLMFGQSVESDDFVFAERNWHDCDEHMRSVRSDSFKLIYNAYIEWPHGTAADLAGSLAHQSLLALKKEGKLSAEQSLIFQSPRPVIEFYNVKEDPWEFNNLAYDAQYRPLIQKHMKALMGWMETTDDFDPHFRRRYDNTDRVTGTIFMMGRPGVYNELKKEEESYLKRKLESTF; from the coding sequence ATGATCACTTCCACTCTGGAATTATTTGTAAAAAAACATAATTTGTTTTACGTTTTAACTTTCAGCTTTTTAGTAATTGCCTTGCCTGCCTGGTCCCAGCAGCGTCCTAATATTATTGTATTTATTGCGGATGATGCTGGCTGGAGAGATTTTGGCTGTTACGGCAATTCAGCCATAAAAACTCCTCACATAGACCAACTGGCCAAGCAGGGCACAAAGTTCAACCAGGCTTTCTTGACTACTCCACAGTGTAGCCCTACCCGCACCAGTTTGTTGAGCGGTCAGTTTGCCCATACGATCAGAACAGAGGATTTGCATTCGCCTCTGGAAGAATCCGTTGTCATCATACCTGATCAACTTAAGGCTGCCGGATATTATACCGCACTTCTGGGAAAGTCTCATCTGGGACAAGAAGCTACCAATAAATTTGATGCTTTTTTTCCCGGTCAGGGAAATCCTATGCCGCAGGATTTTGCCAAAGTTCTTTCTTCCAGCACTGAGTCTCCCTTTTTTGCCTGGTACGCCTTCATAGATCCCCATCGTGACTATCAGGAAAATACGATTGCAGATCCCCATGATCCTGCCAACGTTATTGTTCCTCCTTATCTGGCTGACACACCTGATACACGAAAAGACCTGGCGATGTATTATGACGAAATAGCCCGTATGGACAGAAATATAGGCGAGGTACTGCGTATGCTGAAAGAAGAAGGGAAAAGGAATAATACTCTGATTTTTTTTATGAGCGACAATGGCAAACCCTTCACACGAGCCAAGGGAACGCTCTATGATGAAGGGATCAAAACTCCATTCCTGGCAGTTTGGCCAGGAAGAATCCGTCCGGGGTCAACCAAGGAGGCTTTGACCAGCATGATACATCTGGCACCTACAATTCTGGAGGCGGCAGGAGTAGAGAAGGGAGAAAATATGTATGGACAAAGCCTACTTCCTCTTATGTTTGGACAGTCAGTAGAAAGCGATGATTTTGTGTTTGCCGAGAGAAACTGGCATGATTGCGATGAGCACATGAGGAGTGTGAGGAGTGACAGTTTCAAATTGATTTATAATGCCTATATAGAATGGCCCCACGGCACTGCCGCCGACCTGGCGGGAAGCCTTGCCCATCAGTCTTTGCTGGCGCTCAAAAAGGAAGGAAAATTGAGTGCTGAACAATCTCTGATTTTTCAATCACCCCGTCCTGTGATTGAGTTCTACAATGTGAAAGAAGATCCCTGGGAATTCAATAATCTGGCATATGATGCTCAGTATCGTCCCCTGATACAAAAACATATGAAGGCATTGATGGGATGGATGGAAACTACCGATGATTTTGATCCCCACTTCCGTCGCAGGTATGACAATACAGACAGGGTAACCGGCACCATATTCATGATGGGAAGGCCGGGTGTGTACAATGAACTGAAAAAAGAAGAAGAAAGCTATTTAAAGCGAAAATTAGAAAGTACGTTTTAA